The genomic region CCGTTTCGGCCGTGCAGGTGAAATTGCGCTGGCGTTTCCGTCGCGGCGCGTCGCCGAGCGATGCCTGCGCTTCGTGTACGCGAAAACGGGGGCCGAGGGCCGGGCCGAACCCTGCGGCGCGCACGACATTTTCGCCGTGTTGTTGCCGGCGGCGTGTTTCGACGCGGGGAAACGGTTCTGGCAACACTTCGGCGAGATTGTCAGTTCGAGGCAGGCGCAGGCCGCCCTCGAAGGGCGGTCGGCGGTCCCGGCCGGGGCAAAGCTGACATTGCGCGAGCGGCTGGCCCGGTTCAGCGGGATGGACGCCGCGGATGTGTTCTTGTATCCGACGGGGATTGCCGCGCTGGCGGAAGCGCACCGCATGCTTCAGGCATGCGCGCCGAACCTGAAAAGCGTCCAGGCAGGCTTTCCTTATGTCGACGTCCTCAAGGTCCAGACCGAGACCGCGCCCGGCGTGCATTTCTTCCCCAGCGGAGACGCGGAACACATCGGCGAAGTCGAGGCGCTGCTCGCGCGGGAGCGCGTCTCGGGCGTCATTTGCGAGTTTGCGGGAAACCCCCTTCTCACGAGCGTGGACGTGCTGCGTCTCGCGGGGACCGTCCGGCAGCAGGGCGTGCCCCTCGTCGTCGATGAAACGCTGGGCACCTATGTCAACGTTGATCTGCGCACCTGCGCCGACGCCATCGTGACCAGCCTGACGAAATACGTGGCGGGGGCGGGCGATGTCATGGCAGGTTCGCTGACCCTGAACGGCGCGTCGCCGTTTCACGACCGGTTCGCCGCTTTCCTGCGTGAACGCCACGAAGACCTGCTCTGGGAAGAGGACGCCTCGGTGCTGGAGACGTACGCGCGTGATTTCCCCGAGCGCATGCAGGCTATCAACCGGGGCGGCGAGCAATTGGCCGATTTCCTGGCGGCGCACCCGAAGGTCGAACGG from Candidatus Hydrogenedentota bacterium harbors:
- a CDS encoding PLP-dependent transferase, encoding MVATAQQRNLHQDPLWRKEDLGKPIPDAVHATSMALPLWRHVVGYEEKDPAVLNALACGYPRFVFHPYVKQLFDDCLSRFGRAGEIALAFPSRRVAERCLRFVYAKTGAEGRAEPCGAHDIFAVLLPAACFDAGKRFWQHFGEIVSSRQAQAALEGRSAVPAGAKLTLRERLARFSGMDAADVFLYPTGIAALAEAHRMLQACAPNLKSVQAGFPYVDVLKVQTETAPGVHFFPSGDAEHIGEVEALLARERVSGVICEFAGNPLLTSVDVLRLAGTVRQQGVPLVVDETLGTYVNVDLRTCADAIVTSLTKYVAGAGDVMAGSLTLNGASPFHDRFAAFLRERHEDLLWEEDASVLETYARDFPERMQAINRGGEQLADFLAAHPKVERLYYPKYTTPRHYEQVHRPGGGFGGLLSIVLKNADASAPRFYDALRVNKGPSLGTNFTLACPYTLLAHYGELEQVEALGVSRNLIRVSVGLEPPEDLLHRFEEALAPI